One segment of Triticum aestivum cultivar Chinese Spring chromosome 2A, IWGSC CS RefSeq v2.1, whole genome shotgun sequence DNA contains the following:
- the LOC123191522 gene encoding protein SRC2-like — protein sequence MAHRVLELTLVSARDLPNVNLFSGMQVYAVASVYGDPRTRQRTLTDRDGETDPAWNHTVWFAVSPTAAAAGRAYLHVLLRTERYFAGSFGFGDRDVGEVFIPVADLLAGACAAGGGTPWRCASYPVRKAQSNRHCGTLSIAYRLGPVVAPPLEPDCPAVMPPCRPARRNFNWNGHFALGLGSGLLGGGFAGTTTAAYRSR from the coding sequence ATGGCGCACAGGGTCCTGGAGCTGACGCTCGTCTCGGCGAGAGACCTGCCGAACGTGAACCTCTTCAGCGGCATGCAGGTGTACGCCGTGGCGTCCGTCTACGGCGACCCTCGCACGCGGCAGCGGACCCTCACCGACCGCGACGGCGAGACGGACCCGGCGTGGAACCACACGGTCTGGTTCGCCGTCTCGCCCACGGCCGCCGCCGCGGGGCGCGCCTACCTCCACGTGCTCCTCCGCACCGAGCGCTACTTCGCCGGTTCGTTCGGCTTCGGCGACCGCGACGTCGGCGAGGTGTTCATACCCGTCGCCGACCTGCTCGCGGGCGCCTGCGCTGCCGGAGGAGGCACCCCGTGGCGGTGCGCGTCGTACCCGGTCCGGAAGGCGCAGAGCAACAGGCACTGCGGCACGCTCAGCATCGCGTACCGCCTCGGCCCCGTGGTGGCGCCGCCGCTGGAACCCGATTGCCCGGCGGTCATGCCGCCGTGCCGGCCGGCGCGAAGGAACTTCAACTGGAACGGTCACTTCGCGCTGGGGCTCGGTTCGGGGCTGCTCGGTGGAGGCTTCGCGGGCACGACGACGGCGGCATATAGATCCAGGTAG